A stretch of the Capsicum annuum cultivar UCD-10X-F1 chromosome 8, UCD10Xv1.1, whole genome shotgun sequence genome encodes the following:
- the LOC107845827 gene encoding receptor-like protein Cf-9 — protein sequence MDCVKLVLIFMLYPFLCQPAFSSSLPHLCPKDQAFALLQFKHMFTYNPNASDYCYNPTTHSWNKTTDCCSWNGVYCDEVMGQVIVLDLSCCGLQGKFHTNSSLFQLSSLKRLDLSYNDFSGSLISPKFSELSSLMHLDLSRSSFTGIIPAEISHLSKLQVLRIWTVDLYRLRLGPYNFELLLKNLTQLRYLELDSVNISSTIPLNFSSYLTTLLLPATQLHGVLPKRVFHLSNLEDLTLSSNSITGPIPSNVSGLQNLKLLALSSNYLNGTIPSWIFSLPSLSTLDLSNNSFSGKIQEFKYKTLEFVSVKQNQLQGPIPKSLLNQQELQILILSQNNFSGQIGSTVCNLKTLELLDFGSNHLNGAIPQCLGEMSRLIVLGLKNNSLSGTINTTFNTENQLRIINLYGNKLKGKVPPSLINCRYLEFLDLGNNELNDTFPSWLGGLPHLTILSLRSNKLHGPISDSRTHNLFAKIRVIDLSSNGFSGNLPVSFFENFQAMKINGENRGTQEYVADPYSGNYANTLIVTTKGLDLELPRVLTTYMIIDLSRNRFEGYLPSIIGDLVGLRALNLSHNGLEGVIPASLQHLSVLESLDLSSNKIGGEIPQQLASLTFLAVLNLSHNHLLGCIPKGKQFDTFDNSSYQGNDGLRGLPLSKDCGGDDGVPQATTPVELDDEEAEEGDLISWQAVLMGFGCGLVIGLSIIYIMLSTHYSIWVSRMVVKFEHIIITRMKRY from the coding sequence TCTGATTATTGTTACAATCCAACAACTCATTCATGGAACAAGACCACAGATTGTTGCTCATGGAATGGAGTTTATTGTGACGAGGTGATGGGACAAGTGATTGTGCTTGACCTCTCTTGCTGTGGACTTCAAGGAAAATTTCATACCAACAGTAGCCTGTTTCAGCTCTCCAGTCTTAAACGGCTGGATTTATCTTATAATGATTTTTCCGGGTCTCTCATTTCACCTAAATTCAGTGAGTTATCTAGCTTGATGCATCTTGATTTGTCGCGTTCAAGTTTTACAGGTATAATCCCAGCAGAAATCTCTCACCTTTCTAAATTACAAGTTCTTCGTATATGGACTGTTGACCTGTATAGGCTTAGACTCGGGCCTTACAATTTTGAACTGCTCCTTAAGAACTTGACCCAATTAAGATATCTTGAACTTGACTCTGTGAACATCTCTTCCACCATTCCTCTGAATTTCTCTTCTTATTTAACAACTCTACTCCTTCCAGCCACACAGTTACACGGGGTATTGCCCAAAAGAGTTTTCCACCTTTCCAACTTGGAAGACCTTACTTTATCATCCAATTCCATAACTGGTCCAATTCCATCCAACGTAAGTGGACTCCAAAACCTAAAATTACTCGCCTTGTCATCAAACTACTTGAATGGGACTATACCTTCCTGGATATTCTCCCTCCCATCACTATCTACTTTAGACTTGAGCAATAACTCTTTCAGTGGAAAAATTCAGGAGTTCAAGTACAAAACATTGGAATTCGTTTCTGTAAAACAAAATCAACTGCAAGGTCCTATTCCAAAGTCACTCCTAAACCAGCAGGAACTACAAATTCTTATTCTTTCCCAAAATAATTTCAGCGGACAGATTGGTTCAACCGTCTGCAATCTGAAAACACTGGAACTGCTAGATTTTGGAAGTAATCATTTGAACGGAGCAATCCCACAATGTTTAGGTGAGATGAGTCGACTTATAGTTTTGGGTTTAAAGAACAATAGCCTCAGTGGAACAATTAATACAACTTTTAATACTGAAAACCAACTCCGCATCATTAACTTGTACGGGAATAAGCTGAAGGGGAAAGTTCCGCCATCGTTGATCAATTGCAGATATTTGGAATTCCTTGATTTAGGCAACAATGAGTTGAATGACACATTTCCAAGTTGGTTGGGAGGCCTTCCTCATTTGACGATTTTAAGTTTGAGATCAAATAAGTTGCACGGCCCTATAAGTGATTCAAGGACACACAACTTGTTTGCTAAAATTCGAGTAATAGATCTCTCATCCAATGGATTTAGTGGAAATTTACCAGTGAGCTTTTTTGAGAATTTTCAAGCCATGAAAATCAATGGTGAGAACCGCGGAACCCAAGAGTATGTTGCAGATCCATATTCTGGTAATTACGCGAATACTTTGATAGTTACAACAAAGGGACTGGATCTAGAACTTCCTCGAGTTTTGACTACATACATGATTATCGATCTCTCAAGGAACAGATTTGAAGGTTATCTTCCAAGCATTATTGGAGATCTCGTTGGACTTCGTGCGCTGAACCTATCTCATAATGGCTTGGAAGGTGTTATACCAGCATCGTTGCAACATTTATCTGTACTTGAATCGTTGGATCTCTCCTCCAACAAAATAGGAGGTGAAATTCCACAACAACTTGCATCCCTCACATTTCTTGCAGTCTTAAATCTATCTCATAATCATCTTCTTGGATGCATTCCCAAAGGAAAACAATTTGATACATTTGATAACAGTTCATACCAAGGGAATGATGGGTTACGTGGATTGCCACTCTCAAAAGATTGTGGTGGTGATGATGGGGTACCACAAGCGACAACTCCAGTTGAGCTAGATGATGAAGAAGCAGAAGAAGGAGATTTGATCAGTTGGCAAGCGGTTCTCATGGGTTTCGGTTGTGGTCTGGTTATTGGACTGTCCATAATATACATAATGTTGTCAACTCACTATTCAATATGGGTTTCGAGGATGGTTGTAAAATTTGAGCACATAATTATTACGAGAATGAAAAGATATTAG